From a single Rosa rugosa chromosome 7, drRosRugo1.1, whole genome shotgun sequence genomic region:
- the LOC133720976 gene encoding cytochrome P450 94C1-like, giving the protein MELEVSWFFQFLSTPISFILLSFISLYLLRSRLWCKCEICSTYLTSSWSLKFHNLCDWYAHLLRESHTKTIHIHVLRNTITANPENVQYMLKTNFENFPKGKPFSTILGDFLGQGIFNVDGHPWRFQRKMASLELDKHSVRSYAFEIVNHEIEHRLIPLLSSFSETKDVLDLQDVFKRFSFDSICKFSFGLDPMCLDLSLPLSEFAVSFDLASRLSAERAMTASPLVWKIKRMLNLGSEKQLKEAINMIDVLAREVILTKRQMGFSTQRDLLSRFMRSVDDETYLRDIVISFLLAGRDTVASALTSFFWLMTTHKVVESAIRAEADRVLGRNESLKSFEHMQELHYLQAAIYESMRLYPPVQFDSKFCDQDDVFPDGTFVKKGTRVTYHPYAMGRIPENWGPDYMEFKPERWLKEGAFFTENAFKYPVFQPGHRVCLGKEMALMELKVVALSLLRNFDIQTTTQFDVPRFSPGLTATFRGGLPVRVRERKTLPSS; this is encoded by the coding sequence ATGGAGCTTGAAGTTTCTTGGTTCTTTCAGTTCCTTTCCACCCCCATTTCCTTCATTTTGCTCTCTTTCATCAGCTTGTACCTACTGAGATCAAGGCTATGGTGCAAATGTGAAATCTGTAGCACTTATCTCACCTCTTCTTGGTCTCTAAAATTCCACAATCTTTGTGATTGGTATGCACATCTTTTGAGAGAGTCCCATACCAAAACCATCCACATACATGTTCTCAGAAACACCATCacagcaaacccagaaaacgTTCAGTACATGCTCAAAACAAATTTCGAAAACTTCCCGAAAGGCAAACCTTTCTCTACAATCTTGGGTGACTTTCTGGGTCAAGGTATTTTCAACGTGGATGGTCATCCATGGAGGTTTCAGAGGAAGATGGCGAGTCTGGAGCTGGATAAGCACTCGGTAAGATCTTATGCTTTTGAGATTGTCAATCACGAGATTGAACACCGGCTCATCCCGCTTTTATCGTCCTTTTCGGAGACGAAAGATGTCTTGGATTTGCAAGACGTGTTCAAGAGATTCTCCTTTGATAGCATATGCAAGTTCTCTTTTGGGTTGGACCctatgtgtttggatttgtcCCTGCCCTTATCGGAGTTTGCGGTTTCTTTTGATCTGGCGTCGAGGTTGTCTGCGGAGAGAGCCATGACGGCGTCTCCTCTCGTCTGGAAGATCAAGAGGATGCTGAATTTGGGGAGCGAGAAGCAATTAAAAGAAGCCATTAACATGATCGATGTGTTGGCGAGAGAGGTTATCTTGACAAAGCGGCAGATGGGATTTTCTACTCAGAGGGATCTCTTGTCACGCTTCATGCGGAGCGTAGATGATGAGACGTACTTGAGAGACATTGTCATTAGCTTTCTATTAGCTGGTCGCGACACAGTTGCGTCAGCACTGACCAGCTTCTTCTGGCTCATGACGACCCACAAGGTGGTCGAGTCAGCAATTCGAGCCGAGGCAGACAGAGTACTAGGCCGCAATGAGAGCCTGAAAAGCTTCGAACATATGCAAGAGCTTCATTATTTACAAGCGGCAATTTATGAGAGCATGAGACTTTACCCTCCTGTCCAATTTGATTCGAAATTTTGTGACCAAGACGATGTTTTCCCGGACGGGACGTTTGTGAAGAAAGGGACTAGGGTTACTTACCATCCCTACGCGATGGGTCGGATCCCAGAGAATTGGGGACCAGACTACATGGAATTCAAGCCGGAAAGATGGTTGAAGGAAGGTGCTTTCTTCACGGAAAACGCATTTAAATACCCGGTTTTCCAACCAGGACATAGGGTTTGCTTGGGAAAGGAGATGGCCTTAATGGAGCTCAAAGTTGTGGCTCTTTCTTTGCTTAGAAACTTCGACATCCAGACAACGACACAATTTGATGTGCCACGATTCTCACCGGGACTCACAGCCACTTTCCGTGGTGGCCTTCCTGTGCGGGTGAGAGAAAGGAAAACACTACCATCCTCATAA